The Coffea arabica cultivar ET-39 chromosome 1e, Coffea Arabica ET-39 HiFi, whole genome shotgun sequence genome has a window encoding:
- the LOC140016331 gene encoding uncharacterized protein, whose translation MFDEKDGGEEENTYHIFVHEIEKEDWRHLIIDYLHHGKLPEDPKKKVDIRRRAPRFIYYKGTLYRRSFDGVFLRYLGEDEAMQVMEEAHSRICGAHQSGTKLHFHIKRMGYYWPKMVKDYIDFARRCQACQFHGNFICQSLEPLHPTVASWPFDAWAMNKLCEKFHFKQYNSSMYYTTANGLAEAFNKTLCNLLKKIVDKSKRDWHLRIGEALWAYRTTFRTPTQATPYSLVYDVKAILPLECQIPSLRIATQEGLSEENNVRLRLEELEALDEKRLEIQQRIECYQARFSKVFNKHSRLRSFQIGELVLAVRKPIILTYGGQRKFTPKWDGSYVVREVYTNGSYKLVAEDGLRVGPINGKYLKRYYA comes from the exons ATGTTTGATGAAAAAGATGGTGGTGAGGAAGAAAATacttatcatatttttgtccaTGAGATCGAAAAGGAGGATTGGCGTCACCTCATCATTGATTACCTTCATCATGGGAAGTTACCAGAAGatccaaagaaaaaggttgataTACGTCGTCGAGCGCCACGTTTCATTTACTACAAAGGGACGCTTTACCGAAGATCATTCGATGGGGTGTTTCTACGATatcttggagaagatgaggccaTGCAAGTAATGGAGGAGGCTCACTCTAGGATATGTGGTGCTCACCAATCTGGCacaaaattacattttcacATTAAGAGAATGGGATACTACTGGCCAAAGATGGTAAAGGACTATATCGATTTCGCTAGAAGATGTCAAGCTTGTCAATTCCATGGCAATTTCATCTGTCAATCTCTTGAACCATTGCATCCAACTGTGGCTTCTTGGCCATTCGATGCTTGGG CAATGAACAAGCTTTGCgaaaagtttcatttcaaacaatACAATTCGTCCATGTACTACACTACTGCAAATGGACTCGCTGAAGCATTCAACAAGACCTTGTGTAATCTGTTGAAGAAAATTGTGGATAAATCGAAAAGGGATTGGCATCTTCGAATTGGAGAAGCACTTTGGGCATATCGAACTACTTTTCGAACTCCCACGCAAGCGACCCCATACTCGCTTGTTTACGATGTTAAAGCTATTCTTCCACTTGAGTGTCAAATACCTTCGCTAAGAATTGCGACTCAAGAAGGGCTCAGTGAAGAAAATAATGTTCGTCTTCGCCTTGAAGAGTTAGAAGCACTCGACGAAAAGAGATTGGAAATTCAACAACGAATTGAGTGCTATCAAGCTCGCTTTTCAAAAGTATTCAATAAGCATTCCCGGCTACGCTCTTTCCAAATTGGAGAGTTAGTACTCGCTGTTCGGAAACCGATCATTCTCACTTATGGCGGACAAAGAAAGTTTACTCCTAAGTGGGATGGCTCATATGTTGTTCGAGAAGTGTATACAAATGGCTCATACAAATTGGTTGCTGAGGATGGATTAAGGGTTGGCCCCATCAACGGCAAATACCTAAAAAGGTACTACGCATAA
- the LOC140016344 gene encoding uncharacterized protein — translation MLLGRPWTHENEIIQSTLYQCFKYYRDGVVRKVTADDKPFTEAETHFTDAKFYLKKEAKGKESAREESQDSKVPILRYIPRSKKEEGQSSFIRNDTLNVLLTKIESVKSEKVSLQGFVRPKEEPAVEHYSLPTNRTQEGFDPNAYRLVAKVGYNPNEKNALDKLPPEVTGEKTHGLTPTQKMLKERGYNIENSSMGLGYQPPSPPKNLKPHVYEKLGSKKQGYQIVKEEDFTPIKKNGVRKRVSNFFMHYGDLFNVRIETIFEEQGQESIAFCHHITISDPEEEEDDADDAPVEFEQGVKNTVDALKEINLGTSNDPRPIYISFCMTPEEEKEYVDLLLEFKDVFAWNYSEMPGLDPRVAVHNLSIKRGTKPVKQTQRRFRLELIPLIENEINRLIESGFIQEVKYPT, via the exons ATGCTCTTGGGAAGACCCTGGACTCATGAGAATGAAATTATACAGTCTACTCTTTATCAATGTTTCAAATATTATCGAGACGGTGTAGTTAGAAAAGTTACTGCCGATGATAAACCTTTCACGGAGGCCGAGACTCACTTTACCGACGCCAAATTTTATcttaaaaaagaagcaaaaggaaaagagtCAGCAAGGGAAGAAAGTCAAGATTCCAAAGTACCCATTTTGCGTTATATTCCAAGatcaaagaaagaagaaggtCAGTCTTCTTTTATCAGGAATGACACATTAAATGTTCTGCTCACCAAAATAGAGTCGGTTAAAAGTGAGAAAGTGAGCTTGCAAGGTTTTGTCCGTCCCAAAGAAGAACCGGCAGTAGAACATTACTCACTACCAACTAATCGGACTCAAGAAGGTTTTGATCCAAACGCATATAGACTTGTTGCTAAGGTGGGTTATAACCCAAATGAGAAGAATGCATTAGACAAACTCCCTCCTGAAGTGACTGGCGAGAAGACCCACGGATTGACACCTACGcagaaaatgttgaaagaaaGAGGGTATAACATTGAGAATTCATCGATGGGTCTTGGTTATCAACCGCCCTCTCCG CCAAAAAATTTGAAACCGCACGTCTATGAGAAATTGGGCAGCAAAAAACAAGGGTACCAAATTGTCAAGGAAGAAGATTTTACTCCAATAAAGAAGAATGGTGTGAGGAAACGAGTTTCCAATTTCTTTATGCATTATGGAGACTTGTTTAACGTAAGGATCGAAACTATTTTTGAAGAACAGGGTCAAGAAAGTATTGCTTTTTGCCATCATATTACGATCAGTGatcctgaagaagaagaagatgatgcagATGACGCTCCCGTTGAATTTGAACAAGGAGTAAAAAATACAGTCGATGCGCTAAAAGAGATTAATCTTGGCACAAGTAACGACCCTCGCCCAATTTACATAAGTTTTTGTATGActcctgaagaagaaaaagagtatGTTGATTTGCTGCTCGAGTTCAAGGATGTGTTTGCCTGGAATTACTCAGAAATGCCTGGTTTGGATCCAAGAGTCGCTGTTCATAACTTGTCGATCAAGCGAGGAACAAAACCTGTCAAGCAAACTCAGAGACGTTTTCGACTCGAATTGATTCCTTTGATAGAAAATGAGATAAATAGATTGATTGAATCTGGATTCATACAAGAAGTAAAATATCCAACATAG